A genome region from Ligilactobacillus cholophilus includes the following:
- a CDS encoding L,D-transpeptidase, producing the protein MEKRSERIKRQREQKWKKLHIRKFDFILLPSVLLALLSYHQLEHVANAYEVKQKSTISKKENQHVKTVASKASTQSASSQAQSSSKQTTVMHTPIDWQKPSENRPYPDLAQVKDFWVKVSLKKNRTYLMSGKKVIYTMYSSGGVFHKDKQGKEVSDTPTGTFYIQNERGNSFFNGELNEGANYWVSWKDHGVYLFHSVPTMKDGQYNIAEAEKLGKEPASHGCIRLSVPDAKWMMENLKVGTKVVIKNK; encoded by the coding sequence ATGGAAAAAAGAAGCGAACGCATTAAACGGCAACGTGAACAAAAATGGAAAAAATTACATATTAGAAAATTTGATTTTATCCTATTACCATCCGTTTTATTAGCTTTACTCAGTTATCATCAGTTAGAGCATGTAGCAAATGCATATGAAGTTAAGCAAAAAAGCACAATTTCTAAAAAAGAAAATCAACATGTTAAAACTGTAGCTTCAAAAGCTTCGACTCAAAGTGCATCATCCCAAGCGCAATCATCAAGTAAGCAAACTACAGTAATGCATACTCCAATTGATTGGCAAAAGCCTTCTGAAAATCGGCCATATCCTGACTTAGCCCAAGTAAAAGATTTTTGGGTAAAAGTTAGTTTGAAGAAAAATCGAACATACTTAATGTCAGGAAAAAAGGTGATCTATACCATGTATTCCAGTGGTGGAGTTTTTCATAAAGATAAACAAGGCAAAGAAGTTAGTGATACACCAACTGGTACATTTTATATTCAAAATGAACGTGGTAATAGTTTCTTTAATGGAGAATTAAATGAAGGGGCTAATTACTGGGTTTCTTGGAAAGACCATGGGGTTTATCTATTCCATAGTGTTCCCACAATGAAAGACGGTCAATACAACATTGCAGAAGCTGAAAAATTAGGTAAAGAACCTGCTTCACATGGATGTATTCGGTTGTCAGTCCCAGATGCCAAATGGATGATGGAAAACCTTAAAGTAGGAACAAAAGTAGTGATTAAAAATAAATAA